In Gemmobacter sp., the sequence AGTGCCGCGAATGATGACCACCTGCTTACCCGCGCGGCGCTGGAGGCGTGGGAACTGGCGCATGGCCGCATTCCCTCCGGTGCCTGGGTGCTGATGCGCAGCGACTGGTCGCAGCGCAGGGGCGCGGCCTATGCCAACCTGCGCGCCGATGGCGCCCATACCCCCGGCCCGGATGCCGAGGCGATGCGCTGGCTGGTGCAGGACCGGGGCATCCTGGGTTTTGGCACCGAAACCATCGGCACCGATGCCGGGCAGGGCGGCGATTTCCAGCCGCCCTATCCGGCCCACCACTATCTGCACGGCGCGGGCCGCTATGGCCTGCAATGCCTGACCAACCTGCATCTGCTGCCTGCCACCGGCACCGTGCTGCTGGCCGCACCGCTGAAGGTGCACGAAGGGTCGGGCAGCCCCCTTCGCGTGCTGGCCCTGGTGCCCGGCACCCCTGACGTTTCGCAAAGGTGATCCAGCCATGACGCTTGCCGCCACCCCTTCGCTGCAACTGGCCGCACAGGCGGCGCGGTTCGCCGACCATCCGCTGTTCATCCTGCCGCAGGCGGTGGCCGACCTGTGGGCCACCGGCCGCACGCAATGGACCTATGCCGAGGTGCTGGCGCAGGTCGAACGCCTGCGCGCGGGCTATGCGGCCGCAGGCTATGGTGCCGGCCACCGGGTGGCGCTGCTGCTGGAAAACCGGCCGGCACATTTCTTTCACTGGCTGGCGCTGAACGGGCTGGGCGTGGCGATCGTGCCGATCAACCCCGATGCGACGTCCGATGAAGTGGCCTATCTGCTGGGCCATTCCGGGGCCGTCCTGGCGGTGGCGCTGCCGGCGCGGCTGGGGCAGATGCAGGGGCACGGGATCCCGGCGATTGCCGATGGCGATGTGCCGCCCCCGGCACCCACCCTGGCCGGCGCCATGCCGGACCCGGGCACCGGCGAATGCGCGCTGATCTATACCTCGGGCACCACGGGCAAGCCCAAGGGCTGCATGCTGTCGGATCTGTATTTCATGCAGTGGGGCGCCTGGTATGCCGCGCAGCCCGATCCGGTCGCCCTGCGCCCCGGGGCCGAGCGGTTGATGACCCCGCTGCCGGCGTTCCATGTCAATGCCATGGGCAACAGCTTCATGGGCATGCTGGCCACCGGCGGGGCACAGGTGATCATCGACCGTTTCCATCCCCGCAGCTGGTGGGACATGGCGCGGGAAACCGGGGCGACCTGTTTCCACTATCTGGGCGTGATGCCGGCCATCCTGCTGGCCATCGCCGCCGATGCGCGCGACCGCGACCATTCCTTGCGCTTTGGCCTGGGCGGCGGCGTGCATGCCGACCATCATGCCGCCTTCGAGGACCGCTTTGGCGTGCCGCTGCTGGAAGGCTGGGCGATGACCGAAACCGGCGGTGCCTGCCTGCTGAGCGCGGTGGCCGAACCGCGCAATGTCGGCACCCGTTGCCTGGGCCGCGCCGACCGGGCCGGTCCTGCCATGGATTACCGTTTGATCGACGACCAGGGGCTGGATGTTTCCCCCGGCACCCCTGGCGAACTGGTGGTCCGCGCACGGGGGGACGACCCCCGGCGCGGCCTTTTTTCCGGGTATCTGAACGATCCCGCCGCCACCGATGCGATCTGGCAGGGTGGCTGGCTGCATACCGGCGATATCATGCGGCAGGGGCCGGATGGCGCGCTGCATTTCATGGACCGCAAGAAGAACATCATCCGCCGGTCGGGCGAGAATATCGCCGCGCTGGAGGTGGAGGGCATTCTGAACACCCATCCGCTGGTGGCGCAGGTCGCCGTCGTGGCCGCCGACGAACCCCTGCGGGGCGAAGAGGTGCTGGCGGTCGTGGTGCCGAAACCCGGCGCCGATGAACCGGCGCTGGCCCGCGCGCTGATGGACCACGCGGCAGAGCGGCTGGCTTATTACAAGGTGCCGGGGTTCGTCGTGTTCCGCGATGCGCTGCCGGTGACCTCGACCCAGAAGGTGCGCAAGGCCGATCTGGGCGGGCTGACCGAAAACCCGATGGCCGACCCGCGCGCCCACGATCTGCGCCCGGAAAAACAGGCGCTGCGCCGCGCCGCGTCCCATTGATCAAATTGACAGGGAGGCCTCGGACACTGTATACAGAATACTAATAACGACCTTCCCCACGCAGGGCAGGATCGACCAAGGCCCCGAAAGCCGGGCAAGGCGCCCGGAAGCCACCCCAACAAGGAGCGACCCATGAAATTCCTGAAACCGGCGGCGCTGGCTGCCATGATGGCGGTGTTCGGCACCGCCGCCGCCGCCGAAGATGTCATCAACGCGGTCACCTTCACCCCCGGCCCGAGCGATTTCTCGAAAGAATTTGCCCGCTTCGTCGAGGATGTGAACGCCAAGGGCAAAGGCGTTGTTCGCATCGACATCAAGGGTGGGCCGGAAGTCATCCCGAACCCGCAGCTGGGCACCGCGCAGCAGTCGGGTCTGATCGACATGGTGCTGCTGCCGGCGGGCCTGTACCTGGAACTGGTGCCCGAAGGCGAGGTTCTGTCGGCTTCGTCCCTGCCGCCGGCAGAGGCGCGCAAGAACGGCGCCTGGGATCTGATCGACAGCATCTACCAGAAAAAGGGCAACGCCAAGCTGCTGGCGCATATGGACGCCTCGGCCGGTTTCCACCTGTGGACGGTGAACGAACCGAAGCTGAACGCCGACGGCATGGTCGATTTCAAGGACATCGTGCTGCGCGCCTCGCCGCTGTACAAGCAGCTGTTCGAAAACCTGGGCGCCACCTTCATCATCCAGCCGGCGGGCGAGGTCTATACCTCGCTGGAGCGTGGCGTGATCAACGCGAACGCCTATCCCGCACTCGGCTATGCCTCGTTCGGCTGGGACAAGTTCACCAAGTACCGCGTCGATCCCAGCTTCTTCCGCATGGACGTGCTGATCTCGATGAACCTCGACCGGTTCAACGACCTGTCGCCCGAAGCGCAGAAGATCATCGTCGATACCGCGGCCGAGCATGAGGCAAAGAGCTTTGCCGATACCGCGACGCTGGTTGAAAAGCTGAAGGCGGACATGGTTGCCAACGGCCAGAAGCCGGTCGAGATGAAGGATCCGGGCAAGACCAAGTTCCTGGAAGCTGCCGCCGCCGCCTCGTGGCAGCGGATGGAAGCCCGCGATGCGACCTATATCGCGGATCTGAAGAAACTGTTCCAATGATCTGACGATCTGCGGGCGGGCTGCATGGCCCGCCCGCAGGCGTTCCGGTCCCTGATGCCGCGCCCTGTGGCGACAGGTATCGCATACCCCCTCCCATCCATCGGGATTTGCCCATGAACCTTCTGTTTGACCTGACGGGTCGGGCCAGTCAGTTGCTGGCCATCGCTGCCCGCATCCTGATCGGTGCGCTTGTGCTGCTGGTTGTCGCCGATGTTGCCGTGCGCAATATCGGATTGCGGCCGCTTGGCTGGGCCGTGAACACCTCGGAATTCTTCCTGCTGTATGTCACCTTCTTGTCGATGCCCTGGCTGATCCGCACCAAGGGGCATGTCTTCGTCGAATTCCTGCGTATTGCGCTGCCGGCCAGCGCCAAGCGCGTCATGGCGCGCATCGTCTATGTCGGCTGCATGGTGCTGTGCCTGTATCTGGGCTGGGTGGCGCTGAATTCGATGATTCTGTCGGTGCAGCGCGGCACCTACGAGATGCGGACCTTCGATATTCCGAAATGGGTGGTCTTCGCCCCCATGGTCGGGGCCTTTGGCCTGTCGGCGCTGGAATGGCTGCGCTTTGCCCTGGGATATGACGACATGTACGACCGCGACCTCATGGAAGTCGGGGGGCACTGAGCGATGGACTGGCTCTATTCCTTTGCGATCCTGATCTCGTCCATCATGGTGCTGATGGGACTTGGTCTGCCGGTGGCCTTTGCCTTCTTCGCCACCAACATCATGGGGCTGTTCCTGTTCTTCGGCGGCGCGCGTGGCGTGACGCAGATGGTCTCGAACTTTTCCGAGGCGGTGACCACCTATTCGCTGGCGCCCCTGCCGATGTTCCTGGTGATGGGCAGCCTGTTCTTCCGGTCCGGTCTGGGTGACAAGGTGATCCAGGCCATCGACCTGGCCATCGGCAACCTGCGCGGGCGGCTGAGCTATGTGACGCTGGGCGCCGGCGCGGTATTTGCCGCGCTGTCGGGGTCGTCCATGGCGAACGCCGGCATGATGGGCAGCCTGATGGCGCCGGAAATGCTCAAGCGCGGCTACAAATCCCACATGGCCTATGGCCCGATCCTGGGCGCGGGCAGCCTTGCCGTGATCATCCCGCCGTCGACCCTGGGCGTGCTGCTGGGCAGCCTTGCGGAAATCGACGTGGGCGCGCTGCTGATCGCCGGGGTGGTGCCGGGCATCATGCTGGTGTTCCTGTTCGGCGGCCTGATCTGGGCGCAGACCACCATTGATCCCGATTCGGCGCCGCACTACGAAACGCCCAAGGCCAGCGGGATGGAGAAATTCATCGCCATCGCCTCGAACGTGCTGCCGATGGGCTTCCTGATCTTCTGCGTGGTCGGTACGATCATCCTGGGCATCGCCACCCCGACCGAAAGCGCCGGGATCGGCTGCATGGGCGTGCTGGCGCTGCTGGTCGTCTATCGCCGGTTCAACCTGAAGGTCATCTGGCAGTCGCTGGACGATGCGATGAAGGTGACGGGGATGACCTTCCTGATCATCACCGCCTCGACCACCTTCAGCCAGGTCTTTGCCTTTTCTGGGGCGTCGAACGGGTTCATCAGTGCCATTCTGGCGTTCGATCTGGGCCCCTATGGCGTGCTGGCCATGATGATCGTGGTCATCCTGATCCTGGGCATGTTCATGGATCAGGTCTCGATGATGCTGATCACCATCCCGCTGTTCATGCCGATCGCCAAGCAGTTTGGCTTTGATCCGGTGTGGTTCGGGCTGATGCTGCTGCTGGCCTACGAAATCGGGTTTACCACCCCGCCCTTCGGCATGCTGCTGTTCGTGGTGATGGGCGTGGCACCCAGGGGCACGACCCTGCGCATGATGGCCATGGCCGCGCTGCCCTACATCCTGATCACCATCGGCCTGATCGCCGTGATCGCCGTGGTGCCGCAGATTGCCCTGTGGCTGCCCGGATTGATGGGGAGATAGCGGAATGACCTTTGCGCTTGTCCTGTTCCATGAAGCTGCCCCCGGCACCGCCCCCGCGGTGCCGGAAGGGGAACTGGCCGCCCTGCGCGCCCTGCTGGCCGGCATTCCGGGCCTGACCGAGGCGCTGGTGTTCACCCCGTCCTCGGCCAAGGACCAATATACCGACGATGGCGCCTCGCCGCCCCTGGGGATGCAGCTGCACTTCCCCCGGCTGGAGGATCTGGAGGCGGCCTGTGCCGCCGATGGCCCCTTGCAACATCTGCCCCGGATCCTGCCTTCGCTGGCAGGGACCGGGGCGACGGCGCAGGCGTTCTGGCGCCGGACATGGGATGTGCCGGACCCGCAGGTCCGCACCGCCCCCGGCGCCTTGCCCTGTTCCTTCGTGGTCCACTATCCGGGCCCCGCGCAGGATGACAACGCCTGGCACGGCCATTACATGGCCAGCCATCCGCCGCTGTTCGCCCGGTTTCCCGGCATCCGCTGGATCGAGATCCTGACCCCGGTGGACTGGGTATCCTTCCTGCCCCATGCCAAGGTGCGCCATCTGCAACGCAACCGCATCGTGTTCGACAGCAACGATGCGCTGACCGCCGCGCTGCAATCGCCGGTCCGGCATGAACTGCGTGCCGATTACCACACCTTCCCCGCCTATGACGGCGGCAACAAGCACTTTGCCATGTGGACCGAGACCGTGCGGCCCTGACCGCACGGCCTTTGCCGGAGTATTGCCCGTGTCGTCGTCCGATTTCCGTATCCGCCGTCAACCGCCGCTGGCCGCCCAGGTGTTCGAAACACTGCGCACCATGATGCAGGCGCATGTGTTCGAACCCGGCGAGCGGATGGTCGAGGAGGATCTGGCACGGCGCCTGGCCGTGTCGCGCACCCCGGTGCGCGAGGCGCTGTTCCGGCTGGAACAGAACGGCATGCTGGAACAGCGCGACGGCGGGTTCCATGTGCCCCGCCTGACCCTGCGCGATGTCGAGGAAATCTTTCAGATCCGCCGCCTGCTGGAACCGCAGGGGGTGGCCGATGTGGCTGCGGCGACCACCGATGGCGATCTGGCCGCCTATATCGCCGGCCGTGACCGGATGCTGGCGGCCGACAGTGAACAGGCGGCGGTCCAGGCCAACATCGCCTTTCGCGGGTTGTGGCTGGCGCGCATTCCGAACCAGCGCATGCAGGACGTGCTGATGCGGTTCGACGATCAGGTCGTGCTGGTGCGCCATGCCACGCTGCGGTCGGCCCAGTCGCGGCTGGATGCTGCACAGGGCGTCAGCCGGCTGGTCGAGGCGTTTGCCGCCCGTGATCCCGTGGCCGCGCGGCGGGTGATGGAATCGTTCATCGACAGCGCCTTTTCCCACTTCCATCGCGCGGTCACCGAACCCGCGCCTGCGCCCCCCGCGACCCAATCGGAGGAAACACAATGACCCCCCATCCCATGCACGGGCCGAACAGGTTCAAGCTGGGCGTGTTCGCCGCCAATGCCGATGGCGGCCTGACCGTGACCAAGGTGCCCGAACGCTGGACCGCCGCCTGGCCCGAGGTGGTGCAGGCGGCCCGGATCGCCGACCGCGCCGGCATCGAATTCTTTCTGCCCATCGCCCGCTGGAAGGGCTTCGGCGGCGAGATGAACAGCCGCCAGCATTCCTACGAAACCTTCACCTTTGCTGCCGCGCTGGCCGGGGTGACGGAACGGATCGGGCTGTTTTCCACCGTCCATGTGCCGATGGTGCATCCGCTGTTCGCGGCCAAGGCCTGGGCGACGGTCGATCAGGCCTCGAACGGGCGGGCGGGGCTGAACATCGTGGCCGGCTGGAACCCCGACGAATTCGCCATGTTCGGGCTGGACCGCGTTGACGCCCCCTATGATCAGGCGGGCGAATGGATCGACGTCATTTCAAGGCTGTATACAGAATCCAACCCATTCGACCATGCGGGCAAATACTACACCCTGACCGGCGCCGCCACGCTGCCCAAGCCTGTGCGCGGGGGGCGTCCGCCGGTGCTGAACGCCGCCTTTTCGCCTCCGGGGCGGGATTTCGCGGCACGGCATGCGGATTTCCTGTTCACCACCTTCAAGAACATTGAGGCCGGGCGGGCCACCATTGCCGATGTGGCGCAGCGCGCGGCCGGCACCGGGCGCAAGGTCGGGGTCTATACCACCACCCATGTCGTCTGCCGCCCCAGCCGGGCCGAGGCCGAAGACTATTACCACCACTATGCCGTCACCATGGCCGACGATGCGGCCATCGACTATGTCATGGCCAAGCAATCGGCGAATGCCTCCAACCACGATCCTGAAACCTACCGGCTGCACCGTAAATGGTTCGCCGGCGGGGCGGGCACCTATCCGCTGATCGGCACGCCGGCGGATATTGCCGACCAGATGGTCGAAATGGCCGATGCCGGGTTTGCCGGCACCACGGTCAGTTTCGTGAACTTCGCGCAGGAACTGCCATTCTTCTGCGATGGCGTGCTTCCATTGCTGCAAAAGGCAGGGCTGAGGGAATGAGTGTTGCTGACCGTCTGCTAGGCGAACTGGGGCCCGATATCGTATCGACCGGCGCCCAGATCCCCGATCGCAACCGCGCCGACTGGTCGGGGCTGCCGGCGGTGCTGCCGCTGGCGCTGGTGCGGCCGCGCACCACGGCGCAGGTCGCCACCGCACTGCGCATCTGCAACGAAACCGCGACCCCCGTGGTTACCCAGGGCGGGCTGTCGGGCCTGTGCGGCGGCGCGCATCCGGTGGAACAGGGTCTTGCCCTGTCGCTGGAACGGATGAACCGCGTCATCGGTGTCGATGTGGCGCAGGCCACGCTGACGGCCGAGGCGGGTTGCATCCTGCAAGTGGCGCAGCAGGCGGCGGCGGATCAGGGCATGATGCTGGCCGTCGATCTGGGCGCGCGGGGCAGCTGCACCGTGGGCGGCGTGATCGGCACCAATGCAGGCGGCAACCAGGTGCTGCGCTATGGCATGACCCGCGACCATGTTCTGGGGCTGGAGGCGGTGCTGGCCGATGGCACGGTGCTGCCCGCGATGAACCGGCTGCTGAAGAACAACGTGGGCCTTGACCTGAAACAGATGTTTATCGGCACCGAGGGCACGATGGGCGTGGTCACGCAGGCCGTGTTCCGCCTGCACCCCCGCCCGACCAGCGGCGCCACCGCCTTTGTCGGCGTGGCGGATTCGGCGGCGATGCTGGCGCTTCTGTCCACCGCGCGCAAGGCGCTGGGGCCGGCGCTGATTTCCTTCGAGGTGATGTGGCCCAGCTTTTACGATATCATGCGCGCAGGCAGCGGGGCCGCCCATCCGCTGGCCGGGCAGCATGGCGTCTACATCGTGATCGAGGCGGGCGGGTTCGACCCGTCGGTGCGCGAACGGCTGGAAACCACCCTTGGCGATGCGATGGAGGCTGGCATCATCGAGGATGCGGTGATCGCCGGCAATCTGCGCGAGGAACGCGCGCTGTGGGCCGTGCGCGAATCGGTCAGCGAATATCCCCGTATCATCGGCAAGCTGACCCCGTTCGACATCGGCATCCCGCTGGACCGCATGGCCGAGGCGGTGGCAACGCTGGAAGCCGCGATCACCGCGCGCTGGCCCGATGCGCGGGCGCTGAGCTATGGCCATATGGGCGACAGCAACCTACATCTGGTGGTCAACGTGCCATCCGCCGGCGACGACCAGCCCAGCAAGGAGATCAAGGCGCTGGTCTATGGCCTGACCCGCGAGTATGCGGGCACGGTCTCGGCCGAACATGGCATCGGCATTATCAAGCGCGACGTGATCGGTTACAGCCGGTCGCCCGAAGAACTGGCCGCGATGCGCGCCGTCAAGGCCGCGCTGGACCCGCGCGGCATCCTCAATCCCGGCAAGGCTTTCGCATGACCCCTCTGCGCCACCGTATCACCGCCGCCCATGCGGGCGACCTGCCCGTGCTGCGCGGGCCGTTCCTGGCCGTTCCCTCGCCCATGGTGACGGAAATCGCCTGCGGATCGTTCCCCGATTTCGTCTGCATCGACATGGAACATGGCGCCGTGTCGCCCGAAACGGCCGAGAACATGGTCCGGGCTGCGGCGGTGCATCGCGTGTCGGCGCTGGTGCGGGTGCCGGGGGTGGATCCGGTGGCGATTGGTCAGGCGCTGGACTGGGGCGCCGAAGGCGTGCTGGTGCCGCGCGTGAACACCCCGGACGAGGCGCGCGCCGCGGTCGATGCCGCGCGCTACCCCCCGCACGGATCGCGCGGGGCGGGGCCGGGCCGCGCCTCGGGCTATGGCCGGGCAATTCCGGCGGCGCTGGACCGGGCGGCACGCGAAACCGTGGTGGCGTTGCAGATCGAAACGGTCGAGGCGCTGGACCGCGTGGCCGAGATTGCGGCGGTGCCGGGGGTGGACCTGCTGTTCATCGGGCCGGGCGATCTGGGCGTGGGGCTGGCCGCCACCGGGCGCAGCACCACGGTGGCCGAGGCGGTGGACACCATCCTTGCCGCCTGTGCGGCGGCGGACCGCCCGGCCGGGATCTTTGCCATGACCACGGCCGGGCTGGCGCCCTATGTCGGCCGGATCGCGCTGGGGATCGTCGGGTCGGATGCCACGATCCTGGTGGCAGGCTTCGACGCGGCGTTTGCCTGAGGGCCAGCCGGGCGCCGCGGCCCCCCATCCATCGGGGCCGTGCCCCAATCCCACAAGGGGGACGGGGCGCAAAGCCCTCAGGGTTTGCCGGGCGGCACCACGCCCTCGGCAACCCATTGGTCGAACCGGGCCAGCACGGCGGCGGCGAAACTCTCGTCGTTGATATGGGCGTCCAGTTCCATCAGATCGGCATTGGCGGGCATGGCCGCGCGCATCTCGTCGCAGAATTCGGCCAGCGCGTCGGGGTTGGACAGCGGGCCATCCGGCCGGTCCCATTCGTTGCAGCCCTGCACGGGCAGGAACACCGTCACCGGCGCGCGGGCCCGTGACAGCTTGGCGCCGATTTCCCGCGCGACCTGCCGCCGCTGGCCCGCATCCAGCAGATAGGACGACAGCAGGCGGTTGTGCGCATGGCTGGGGGTGTCGCGGAATGCCTCGGGCGCGGGATGCCAGCCCACGACATCGACCAGATCGTAGCAGCCCGGCGCCACCATCTGGGGTACGCCGGCGCGGCCGGCCCCTGTCATGCGGTCGGGGCCGGCGCTGATGGCCGATCCGAACAGGTGGTTCGACACCTCTTGCGGGGCAAAGTCCATCACGGCGGCAAAGGTGCCCTGTTCGGCCAGCCCCTCGAACGCGCGGCCGCCCATGCCGGTGGCGTGGAACACCGCCACCTCGTAGCCGCGCCGTTCCAGTTCGGGCTTCAGCGTGACCATATAGCGCAGCACCGTCTTGCCAAAGCTGGTCATGCCGATCATCGGCCGGTCGCGGCGCGGTGGTTCCACCGCCCGCGCGGCGCCCAGAACCGCCCCCGCCGCCTGTGACAGGGACGCCTTGCAGATGGAATTCAACCCGTAAAGCCCGCCGGCCCACAGGATCATCTGCACATCCGCTGCCAGCCGTTCCGGCGGAATCATCGGGGAAAAGCTGACGGTGGACACGATGTATTTCGGCACGCCCACCGGCAGGGCGGCGCACAGATCCAGTGCCAGATCGGTGCCCATCGACCCGCCCAGCACCAGCACGCCATCGAATCGGCCATCGGCCTGCAACCGGCTGGCCAGCGCCGCAGCACCCCGGGCCATCAGCTGCATGGCAGCGTTTTCATCCCCGCCCGCGATGGCCTGGTCGATGGTGCCGCCGCCTGCCGCCGCCACGTCATGCTTGGTCCAGTCCACCGTCGCCCGCGCCTGCCCCAGGACCGAGACATCCATGGCCAGCGGCGTGCCACCCTGCGCCCGGATGACCTGCGCGATGTAGGACAGTTCATCGTCCTTGGTATCGTAGGTGCCGACGATCAGGATGCGGTCGCCCATGCGGTCCTCGTGGCGCTTGTGGCAGGCGTCCGGGGGTTTCACACCCCCGCGCCGGTTGGTTCTTGAACCAATGGCGCACCAACCGGCGCCCGTGGGGTATTTGGAAAAAGGCAAACAGAGAAAGTGAAGGGCGCGGCTTCCGCGAGGGCGCCGCTGAGTTGCGGACCCCGCCGCTCAGGCCCATTCCCCCTTGCGCATCACCGGGGTGCGGCTGCCATCGGCACCGATGCCGTCGATGTCCACCTGGCCAGACCCGATCATCCAGTCGACATGGATGATCGAGCTGTTGCCGCCCTGCGCCGTGATCTGGTCGGGGGTCAGGGTGGCGCCGTTCACGAAGCATTTGGAATAGCATTGGCCAAGCGCGATGTGGCTCGCGGCGTTTTCATCGAACAGGGTGTTGTAGAACAGCAGCCCCGATTGCGAGATCGGCGAGGAATGCGGCACCAGCGCCACCTCGCCCAGCCGGCGGGCGCCTTCGTCGCTGTCGATCAGCTTTTGCAGCACGTCCTGCCCCTTGGTGGCATGCGCTTCGGTGATGCGGCCCTCCTCGAACCGGACCCGGATGCCGTCGATCAGGCTGCCCTGATGCGACAGCGGCTTGGTGGCGGCGACATGGCCGGTCACCCGCAGGGCATGCGGGGTGGTGAACACCTCTTCGGTGGGGATGTTGGGGTTGCAGGAAATGCCGTTCTTGGCGGTCGAGGCGCCGCCGTGCCATTCGTGCCCATCGGCCAGACCGACCGTCAGGTCGGTGCCCGGCCCGGTGAAATGCAGGGCGGCAAAGCGCTGGCCGTTCAGCCAGGCCGACCGTTCGGCCAGCCGGGCGGAATGCGCGGCCCAGTCGGCAACCGGATCGTCGCCGTCGATCCGGCTGGCGGCGAAGATGGCGTCGGCCAGTTTCGCCTGCGCCTCGCGCGCAGGGAGGTCGGGAAACACCTGGCGCGCCCAGGGCTGGCCGGGCCAGGCTAGCAGCGTCCAGTTGATGTCGAAGTTCGAGATCTTTTCCAGTGCGGGCCGGTAGGCAATGGCATTGGCGCGGCTGGCGCGGGCAACCTTTTCGGGATCCTGTTCGGACAGCAGCATGGGGTTGTCGCCGACAATCGCCATGCGGGCGGCGTTGTTGCCATAAGCCTCGGCCATGCCCCTATAAAGCCAGTCGGGCGCGCGGTCGAAGCTGGGTTTGCGCGCGCTGCGGTAGCGGGCCAGTGTCACTGCCTCGTCGCTGAAGATCGGGGTGACCAGGCCGGCGCCGGCCTTGTAGGCGTGATGCGCGATGCGGCGCACCAGCGGGGCGGCGGCTATGGGGGCGGTCAGCACCAGATCCTGCCCGGGTTGCAGGTTAAGCCCGACCTGCACGGCGACCCGGGCCAGCCGGTCGATGCGCTTGGGGTCGAGGGCGTTGGATGTGCTGGGTGCCATGGCGGGCCTTCCTGAAGCTGTTTGTCGCAGACTGGCGATGTTGCGGCCGGCTTGCAAGCGGCAGGGTGGCTGGGGCAGGATCGCGCCGAAAGGCACCCATCCATGACCGACCACACCCCCGATGCCATTGCCGCGGCCTTTGCCGCCCAGACCGCCGGGGTTGTCACCCGGCGCACGCGGTTCGGCCTGGCCGAACGCCGC encodes:
- a CDS encoding AMP-binding protein, translating into MTLAATPSLQLAAQAARFADHPLFILPQAVADLWATGRTQWTYAEVLAQVERLRAGYAAAGYGAGHRVALLLENRPAHFFHWLALNGLGVAIVPINPDATSDEVAYLLGHSGAVLAVALPARLGQMQGHGIPAIADGDVPPPAPTLAGAMPDPGTGECALIYTSGTTGKPKGCMLSDLYFMQWGAWYAAQPDPVALRPGAERLMTPLPAFHVNAMGNSFMGMLATGGAQVIIDRFHPRSWWDMARETGATCFHYLGVMPAILLAIAADARDRDHSLRFGLGGGVHADHHAAFEDRFGVPLLEGWAMTETGGACLLSAVAEPRNVGTRCLGRADRAGPAMDYRLIDDQGLDVSPGTPGELVVRARGDDPRRGLFSGYLNDPAATDAIWQGGWLHTGDIMRQGPDGALHFMDRKKNIIRRSGENIAALEVEGILNTHPLVAQVAVVAADEPLRGEEVLAVVVPKPGADEPALARALMDHAAERLAYYKVPGFVVFRDALPVTSTQKVRKADLGGLTENPMADPRAHDLRPEKQALRRAASH
- the dctP gene encoding TRAP transporter substrate-binding protein DctP, translating into MKFLKPAALAAMMAVFGTAAAAEDVINAVTFTPGPSDFSKEFARFVEDVNAKGKGVVRIDIKGGPEVIPNPQLGTAQQSGLIDMVLLPAGLYLELVPEGEVLSASSLPPAEARKNGAWDLIDSIYQKKGNAKLLAHMDASAGFHLWTVNEPKLNADGMVDFKDIVLRASPLYKQLFENLGATFIIQPAGEVYTSLERGVINANAYPALGYASFGWDKFTKYRVDPSFFRMDVLISMNLDRFNDLSPEAQKIIVDTAAEHEAKSFADTATLVEKLKADMVANGQKPVEMKDPGKTKFLEAAAAASWQRMEARDATYIADLKKLFQ
- a CDS encoding cyclase family protein translates to MILATLTAALSTGAVRVVDLTQTLTEDFPTIVLPPEFGASAPVRIERISRYDAAGPAWYWNNLSFGEHTGTHFDAPAHWFTGRDMPRGTVDTLPPEHMVAPAVVIDCSAESAANDDHLLTRAALEAWELAHGRIPSGAWVLMRSDWSQRRGAAYANLRADGAHTPGPDAEAMRWLVQDRGILGFGTETIGTDAGQGGDFQPPYPAHHYLHGAGRYGLQCLTNLHLLPATGTVLLAAPLKVHEGSGSPLRVLALVPGTPDVSQR
- a CDS encoding TRAP transporter small permease, whose translation is MNLLFDLTGRASQLLAIAARILIGALVLLVVADVAVRNIGLRPLGWAVNTSEFFLLYVTFLSMPWLIRTKGHVFVEFLRIALPASAKRVMARIVYVGCMVLCLYLGWVALNSMILSVQRGTYEMRTFDIPKWVVFAPMVGAFGLSALEWLRFALGYDDMYDRDLMEVGGH
- a CDS encoding FAD-binding oxidoreductase — encoded protein: MSVADRLLGELGPDIVSTGAQIPDRNRADWSGLPAVLPLALVRPRTTAQVATALRICNETATPVVTQGGLSGLCGGAHPVEQGLALSLERMNRVIGVDVAQATLTAEAGCILQVAQQAAADQGMMLAVDLGARGSCTVGGVIGTNAGGNQVLRYGMTRDHVLGLEAVLADGTVLPAMNRLLKNNVGLDLKQMFIGTEGTMGVVTQAVFRLHPRPTSGATAFVGVADSAAMLALLSTARKALGPALISFEVMWPSFYDIMRAGSGAAHPLAGQHGVYIVIEAGGFDPSVRERLETTLGDAMEAGIIEDAVIAGNLREERALWAVRESVSEYPRIIGKLTPFDIGIPLDRMAEAVATLEAAITARWPDARALSYGHMGDSNLHLVVNVPSAGDDQPSKEIKALVYGLTREYAGTVSAEHGIGIIKRDVIGYSRSPEELAAMRAVKAALDPRGILNPGKAFA
- a CDS encoding TRAP transporter large permease subunit, with translation MDWLYSFAILISSIMVLMGLGLPVAFAFFATNIMGLFLFFGGARGVTQMVSNFSEAVTTYSLAPLPMFLVMGSLFFRSGLGDKVIQAIDLAIGNLRGRLSYVTLGAGAVFAALSGSSMANAGMMGSLMAPEMLKRGYKSHMAYGPILGAGSLAVIIPPSTLGVLLGSLAEIDVGALLIAGVVPGIMLVFLFGGLIWAQTTIDPDSAPHYETPKASGMEKFIAIASNVLPMGFLIFCVVGTIILGIATPTESAGIGCMGVLALLVVYRRFNLKVIWQSLDDAMKVTGMTFLIITASTTFSQVFAFSGASNGFISAILAFDLGPYGVLAMMIVVILILGMFMDQVSMMLITIPLFMPIAKQFGFDPVWFGLMLLLAYEIGFTTPPFGMLLFVVMGVAPRGTTLRMMAMAALPYILITIGLIAVIAVVPQIALWLPGLMGR
- a CDS encoding GntR family transcriptional regulator; this translates as MSSSDFRIRRQPPLAAQVFETLRTMMQAHVFEPGERMVEEDLARRLAVSRTPVREALFRLEQNGMLEQRDGGFHVPRLTLRDVEEIFQIRRLLEPQGVADVAAATTDGDLAAYIAGRDRMLAADSEQAAVQANIAFRGLWLARIPNQRMQDVLMRFDDQVVLVRHATLRSAQSRLDAAQGVSRLVEAFAARDPVAARRVMESFIDSAFSHFHRAVTEPAPAPPATQSEETQ
- a CDS encoding LLM class flavin-dependent oxidoreductase, encoding MTPHPMHGPNRFKLGVFAANADGGLTVTKVPERWTAAWPEVVQAARIADRAGIEFFLPIARWKGFGGEMNSRQHSYETFTFAAALAGVTERIGLFSTVHVPMVHPLFAAKAWATVDQASNGRAGLNIVAGWNPDEFAMFGLDRVDAPYDQAGEWIDVISRLYTESNPFDHAGKYYTLTGAATLPKPVRGGRPPVLNAAFSPPGRDFAARHADFLFTTFKNIEAGRATIADVAQRAAGTGRKVGVYTTTHVVCRPSRAEAEDYYHHYAVTMADDAAIDYVMAKQSANASNHDPETYRLHRKWFAGGAGTYPLIGTPADIADQMVEMADAGFAGTTVSFVNFAQELPFFCDGVLPLLQKAGLRE